The genomic DNA ATTAAGAATGAACTCCTAAAAAGATTCCCTCAGGTGTTAACACCCTTTCCAACTTTCCAACAAATgctgggataaaaatgtttagtgGTTTTCTAGCTGCTTGTCAAGTTTTTTCATATCGCACACCAAACTTGCCTGGAAACTTTTGGAAATAATAATACACTTAAATGTAACAAATCATCCAGATTTATATCCTTGATATGTGTGCTAATTGTTTTGATGAACAAGTTTGTGTACAGTTTACATTATTATTCTATACttgtatattgtaaattttgtacATTGTTTTCATAATGGAgataaaaacagaaatgaaaGTATCTAATGCTGtgtgtttgttgttattttacctGAAATGAGGACATGTGTACACTATTACACTAATGATATTTCAGCTCAATGACAGGGTATTTATACTTGAGGAATATCAGACATTGAAATGGCAATTATACTGAGATAACATCATCTTTTTGTATTCAGGTAAATGTTCTGTGGAATTGAAGAACTCGAAAATGTAAGTCTTTTAATCAGGTACCATCTTTTTGATGTTTCTATCCCgcatatgtccattgtccttggcCTTATTTTCTTTGTTGGATGACTAAATTAAAGACGCTCTAAAGAGCCTATGATGCTTGCATGGATTTGTCCACATTGAAGAATTTTATAAATCATAACTAAGATCCCTTTTTAGCTCATCAGGCTCAAAGTGCAATGTGAGTTATCTCTTTCATTTAATGTCCGTTAtcttataaaaaatcatttctgaaACTACTTAGCCAAACTGTCGAACTTGAAAGATTTCGGAATTTGACCGAAACCTGACGTTTTTTGAGCTTATATCTGAATTAATGGGCTGCATGGCCAGGAGATGGCATCAAATGGCAACGAGAGAAAGGCGCTGGAAAATTAGTCCAACTTTGAGAGAGCAACCAAAGTTTTAAAGCTCTCAATTGTCTCAGCACACACGAGATTGTCTGGTAGTCTATTCAAATCAGGTATTGTTCTTACAAAGAATGACTGTTTGTATTCAGATTTGCTAAGTGGAATTTTGAAGCACCGGCTGTTGTGTTGAGCAAATTTGTCTAcaatgtttgttgttttaaagtcactaaattgttttggtttaacTTGTCGTCTTGGTCTCTTTTTGACTAATACTGAGTCTTGTGGTATAGCTGGTACCAACTCCCCGGCCACCTTGTAGAGAAAAGTAAGTACTATGACGACGTCTTTTTTTCCAGTGTTGGAAGTTTTAGTTAATTCATTAGTCTCCTTATGCTACCTTCCTCTCTGCTTGTGTAATCCCCACTGATGAATGTATGTGCTTTCGTGGGCTATACTGGACAGTTGACTTTTCGTCCTGTATCGAAATGGTGCCTAAACCTTTACACTCTGAGAAAACAATTTCGGGTTGTGAAAGATTATATGAGTCTCTGTAAGATTAGAAACAATTCTTACAAGAGACTGACGCTGTTCACTGACTGAAGGTTGCAGTTCAcgcaaaaaaagaaacacatgcTGGTCTGTGCCATTGGTGGTAAGAATGGctagttgttttaaatatgtatcgATTTCCGCTGCTGAAGCCTCCGAATCAGCAACTTGATTATCCACTTTATATTATTTCTAGCTTTTGCCTCAGATATTTCGTTAACAATGTTCTTCTCTTCACGGCAGATCATTTGCCtagtttctatattattttgaataatttggtTACGTATTGAAAGTATTTTTGGCATCGTTGCATGCTATTTCAAGCGGAACGACTTTATCACATGACCTATGACTAACCGACATGCAATGTCGGCAGCAAAGAACATCATGGTGTGTACAAAAGAAATCCATCGTAAAATCTGGGTGAATAGGACATTGTGTTTGTGAAGACAAAGTATCACCAGGTAACATTGTCGCTGCTTGTAGATCAATAATATGATATCGCATTATACTCAGTTCAATCCAACCTCGTGATGTACTGTTCTGATTAGGGGTCATTGATGAGTACGTTAGATGCATGACTTTAGGATTGAATACACTGTTCTTGAGGTTTAAACTGGGGAGATTAACgcacaaactgaataaatgtATGGTTTAGTGCATTCAAAAATCCCACCAACAAcgtggggtgatctcaggtgttccggaaggatagcagatcctgctccacatgtgccACCCGTTGTGTTgatcattttattacaaatccggtaaatagtctaactcggtaagtcacattcatgaaaagggaagtagattgtagttacgacgtaaggaacatatccgataccATCTTTGAAACGGGTATTCCTAAAAGGTGCATTACCTGTCAAATTCATAGACAATgctttgactcaaattctcatatttgattgatAACATACTAAAATATATTATCCGAGTTACAGAAAGTCCAAAAGAAACAATTAACAATGAAATGATTCGTTGTAATGTTTTCAGCATTACGTCAGTACTTTGGACTAGACACCATCtaattaaggtttatgtacccttctgtagccatttttgtacgaacctTTCAAACTtgaattgtatcaaaactacagatataatgcaTAATAGAGATATACCAGTTTGTACATATTCCTAGGGGAACCATGATGCAAAGCcttattttttactgttccattgcatttaatagaaaaagaggactttgtggcaaataaatcagcctttatccttgtactctcatatttggcaatttgatgactgatagatataggattattgcatgcagtgctagcattgatttccttaaaacaagtttataaatgtagttattggttaagaCAAGtataaatatggccaaaatcaagtacaccttttagggtgcgctcgactttagtgactcagcacgaggtgttttggaatttacaggttacttagaactttttgtaaaaaataaacactagcacatcatagaaaattaagtgagtaatttatgtttcaaattttataacaaaaatctctgtattaaaggctgtggattttctataaaaatcttgatttatttgccacaaagtcctctttttctatcaaatgcaatgaaacagtaaaaaataatgctttgcatcaagtttccccttggaatatgtactaaatggcctatctctattattcattatatctttagttttgatacaattgaggtttgaaaaattcgtacaaaaatggctacagaagggtacattaGATGACCTCCGGAGAGTGCAGGTACTCATATTACTTGATGTAAACATAGATATGAATTTTATCACACAAACAAGCAAATGCAATCCTTTAATAGCTTAATTTATGTGGGTCTATTTGATAACatgtgatatacatgtatattgaatatatatataaatcttcgttttatctgtatttttgtttggGGAAATTCCAGGTAGCACCTGgttatactttttaattttgacatttttttgcttttttaatgTACTGTAACTGTTTGATGCATGCTTAATTAATCGCCAGGTAAgagttaaagtcatatgaaacgagtgagtggtgaaaaataatgtttatccaattcttgaaccaatgcatgtatactagtatatcataaacttagtcctctgtgcacgaattaatgttttttacgcaaatatatcgtttaatcgtcaattttttttctctctgtctgttatgatttaacaaatatggctgctcattaaatgccgtgttttgaagccgaagtttaccgATAGTAAACAAGTAACAAAAAggatgggtattgagcacgtgtttaacatgtacaatcagataattatttattttaatgacagatccatgcgtattgcgatcaccggatttttacgagaagGGTTACGCGcaggtcactatgcatacggaaattATGTCGACGAATTGCTTCTTGCTTCCTGGAAggaaagcaattaaaaataagaaaacttctaaatgtggacaaattaaaaaaaaaaataataatttgagttttcttatgactttaaactataggtcacatatatatatgaattcaaATCAGgctgatagttatcaaaggtaccaggattataatttaatacggcagacgcgcgtttcgtctacataagactcatcagtgacgcggactactgggctggtgataccctcggggacgacaCGTTCACTAGCACTTTCAAGCCAATACTACCTGCTTCAGCAATATTTATTCAAACTTACTGCTAATGCAAAATATAATTGGATAATTCtgctttgataactatttgacaccaaacaaaaatatttgcttttaaCTGGTAGCTATGTTAGAAGTAATTGCCTGAAAATAACAATGTGtggttatatataaaaaaaaatctataatagaTTAGGAAGAtagaaactgtaaacagcaaaactaATCAGATttacaagatctacaaaaatagcaatataaacaaaacaatcgGATAGTCCTTTGAGGAGTAACAACATTTACTTTTATGGTTTTATAGTTTTTGAATGTTAATATTCAGGTCTTCTAATATTAATCTTATATTAAACTGTAATATGTTTGGGGCGAAGTAGGAACTGGATTATTTAACCACtataaagataagataagaaGTTTCAACAAGCTAGTAGTAAAGCttcataaaataacaatatttgcATAAAAGTCTAAAGCAGCTACCAACAAGATAACACAGAAGATAAagattgcacttttttttatatttagaaagcAATAGTTGTGACTCAAAACCTGGGATGACTTTTGTTTTGAAGGACAACACATATCTTCCAAGGTTAGCATTGCCATTCatgaatgtaaaaaagtaaaatgccAAAAATATCGAACCCCAAGGAAAATACGAAACGGAGAGTCCTTTATCAAATAGCAaagtcaaaagctcaaacaattcaaacctaTGGATTACAATTGTCACATTCCTACCTTGGTACAGATATTCAATTTCTcatgaagaattttttttaaataaaacttgtttATTTAGTTGACATtctatgattttatttatgtaaaacaagcTACAACGTTTCTACTGATTATCTTCTTGGACTGTCTTTTAATCATCTGATTAACAACAAGCAAATAAATCAACTGaatataaaattagaaattatctgcaaaaataactaaaatattaATGAGACTTGATGTTGTAATAAAGTTACCGTTCAAGACTAAATTCGTCCACTTATTGTTATCATATGGTGTATGAACACTATTGTAGAACCACACCGTTATAAACAATgttaaacgcgcgtctggcgtactcaattataatcctggtacctttgataactatatataagGAGAAGCTGTCAATATGCTCTCAGGAAGACTTTATTAACAAATGTACTTTGTCATCACCTTCTCGGTAGCCAATAAAAAGTGTTTGCATCGATGATACCGCTATTCCAACAATATTTATCCCGTTTCCAATTCGTTTTAcaagtgagtttttttttagcttGCTATAAACCCGGGTTTAATGAGTCTTTAATCAACCTTCTCTACataagaaatatgacagttattattcattaattttgatgtgtttgagcttatttttcatcaaattcattttttaaaattggaagacatgaataaataaaagaaataacttataataacgaattgaacaaataaaataaaatatcaaaagcaGAACTAGGCTtggtttggtattttttgttgCCTCCCTTTTTGTCGCGGTTTTacccaaaaataaaattatacaaaattttaaattcttgttATTTACGTATATTTCCTTTAGTTTTTGCATATGTCAAAGTAAATCATAATGTTGCAGAAGTTTCTGTTGTATCAACTGTTTATATTtagttgttttattatatttatatttgtcttttttttttttaattttatttaagcGGCACTGATGAGTTtgttgtagacgaaacgagcgtctgatgcaaatatataatttcaatcctggtattttttgatgagtttattgcgACATTTCTGCCCTTGTCAAATAATCTTTATTCATGGAATTTATCAAGTCAATTTATAATAgccaaaacttgcattttacccctttgctTTATTTTGAGCCATGTTGGCCATCTTGATTGACAAGAAGGGTCATAATATGCATTTGTTGAATAAGTTATTTATTGTGACCATGTCTGTTTAAATTTGACCCAGTtttttcagaggagaagattttcgTAAAAGTTAATGGACGACGGTGGATGAATTGTAATAATTGGGAGATATATCCTCCGTATGCAGGCGTTGctagaatgttgctacatatacatagaaagttcacaattagCTGAAACCATTTCTTTTTTGTCGTAAAGGTAGGCCAAATGTAGTtcaatgaacataaaaaaaattgttgtaaagttaattattaataaattctGTTATTTCGGTACATTTTTAATATAGACTAGATTCACATTTCTCCGTGTTGTTAATAAACAAATACTTGAAATAGTGAGAAAACACTATCAAATTAAGACTAAAAAAGAATTAGATAATAATAGTGATAAATCGTGTGTTTGAGGAAACTGTGCTTAATTTCAGTGCTTCCGATTCACTTTAAAACATTGGACAGCTGTGGGACAACAAAAGATGCGTCAACCAATAGAATTGAGCCATGATATATAATGAAGGTCTGTATCCCAGTATTTATAAAGTGTAAGTATTTTATTCTCTACTCTTTCTTTTTTGGCTAATTTTTCCTATAATTTACCTATTTCGGCCCATTGCTCTGTATTATTTCAAACCCGTTCACTCTCTCATTTAAAGTGATTTCTGtgaaagtaaaagaaaaagattGACGGATTAATTTCTGAAATTCAATCGGAATAATAGTTCAACTGCAGTATAAAGAAATAATCCGTAGTCGTAAGTTCCTATGAAATCATGTAAAACTgctatttaaacaaataatccACCGTCCCATGTTCCTCATGAAATAATATAGCTTTGTCTTCAATTTCATGTTCCTATGAAATCATATAGCCTTCTGATTCTTGTAACGGTAACACTATTGGCTCTTGTTTTGAATTTGTcctttgaaatttattcttgCCTACACCTCCAATTTTTCTCATCGGTGATCCATTAGATGGAAAGATAGGGAAATATCGTCCCGGGGAGACGGGAGGTGGCGATTTAGTCAGTTTATACTCTCCCATATATCGTGGAGAAGGTGAAAATGGTGAAGACTGGCCAATGTCATTAAACTGGTGTTCCATACTAACGAGCTTATTTTGTCTTTGTGGTGTGCTTCTATTGAGACCTTGACCCTGACTCATTCTTTCGGGTGAACGACTTAAAGCAAGTCTATCGGCAAGTCGGTTAGGAGTTTGTGTTTGGGCAGGCGACGTTCTGTCCGATAATCTACTGTTCCTTTCCGGAGATTTATCGTATCTGTCCGGTGATTTACCCTGAGTTAACCTTTCGGCAATTCTTGATTGAGTTAGCGATTGAGCTTGATATGttctttcaaatcttttaagtttttcagtttcattatttttgaCATAATTCTGATCATTTAACCTAGATTCAACTGACCTCGCTCCAACTTTTGTAGAACTCAATCTTGATGTTCTATTGTCATGCCTGTCCGTCCCACTATAATTAGAGAAAAACGGCTGCGAATGCACATTCCATCCTGATCTCGAATACTGTTTTTCCGGTGGAATTTTACTATTCGTAGGTTGGTCGTCCGAAAGTCGATCAGTTAACGGGCGAGCGGTTCGAGCAAAATTTTCATAATCATTCGAGGCAATCAATTCTTTATCACCAACGACTCTCTGAAACCAGTGTTTATGATTATTGGACACGGTGGGGATCGAGTTGTTCGATTTCTTTTTggagttatttaaattttcggAGTCGTCGTTTCCCGGAACGACATCCATCACTGTTCGCGGCATGTCGGCTATACCATGACTAGTATGTCCATAATTTTCTATAGCCGTTTCCGATACCGTACTCGAACGAGACGCCGCCGTCGAACATCTGTTGTCGATCTCTGTACTTAAATCGTTCATAGAAAATGACACCTTTTTAGAATGCTCGTCTAGTTTTGAATTTCCTTTGACCGGACTAGTCTTTGTTGGTCGATCGTCTATCAGCGGAAGACGACTACTATTTGGAACAAAATCACTATCCTttgaattattgtttttgtctGTCTTCCTCGTTATTTCCTTCAAATTTGCTCTATTCATTTCACTCGATCTAAAATTAAAGTCTGAATATTTAGACGTTCCAAGCGGGCGAGGTCTTGTACTTCTCCCGGGAGAATCCTGTTCCatcattttttccgtatttgatatatttggaAGTTTTGAAATAGTTTGACGAATTCTATCCCTTTCCGTTTCAATATCCTTTTGtcgcattttcttttttttaatcctgAATGGAACGTTTGGtaactttttcaataatgatttCACAACACCTCGGTTTCTATTTTGATAGCTCCAGAATTCCTGTCGTCTGCTGAATTCCTCATCTTTCGGATTATCAATCAAACACGTCCTAATCCTTGCCCAGCTTCGAGAGGGTGGTTCACGATCAGTTCTTACTCCACCGATGTGAAACCCCTCTCCAATCAGCGGTAATCTCGCCGTATTGACACCGTTCATTGTATTGTGTTTCGTGTCGTCACATTCTTTCTATTCCGTCTTTGTTTTTCTGTAATTATATTTCACAACAATGTcgtatttttatcaatttaaaaaatcattttttgataTCTTTATAATTAGTTGTCACGTGATTACAGGGTTTTAAATCTTTCTTTCCACAATTACTTTACGTTATCTTCcgatcttttgtttttgtttctgaaaGGCTGAAGTGTATACAAAGGTCACGTGAAGCGATGACATATACTTGTCCGTACTTTAAAATCCATAATGAAGCCAAAAATCATTTTTGACTTTCTTTATCTAAATCTGATCTCAACCTGTAAAAGAATAATACATTATTGTAGACATAACTTCTTTAAGTAAGGATAATGAAGAACTTAGGTCTTATCTGTATgcaatatttattcaataacagttaacactatatgtatatatgtacatgtggAGTGGGTATTCTAGTCATATATCAATTACGTGCAGTGCGAAGTCATTCAACTTTTGAAATCCGTATTTCGtagttgatatataaaaataaataaattcataaccCGTAGTTATCCAAATCCATAGAATAcctttacaaaaaatgaaaggaaaaataTCTCTTgtccgtgttttttttttttttttggaggggggaGCAGTTCAAACTAGTTAAACTGGCCACGTTCTGTTTCCTGTCAAAACCTGGAGTCTGTATTCAGTGGTTGCCATTTGTtgctgtattttatttttggttatcgtttatttttatgtacatAAGTCAGGCCGTAATTGTTCTCTtgttattttaacatttgtGATTTGGGGGCCTGTTATAGCTTACTACGAGGTACAGATTTAGCTCTTTGTTGAGGGCCTACggtggcctatagttgttaacctctagatcatttggtctctggttgaAAGTTGTCTTCTTATTCTCAAGTCAACTATGTCTAGTTGTGACAAAGACAACAGTCGCGCAAATGTACAAACATGGTTGTTGAAAGACTCTAGGCAATATACTTTTCCAATCGGCCATGAAGTCAAGAATTAACgcatgatgatgatgatgtcGTCGCCTCTTTTGAATGTACTGTTAGCGTTTAAATTTTGGTTTCTCCCTCGAGTTGAacagtattttcaaaattcggGTTAAAT from Mytilus trossulus isolate FHL-02 chromosome 8, PNRI_Mtr1.1.1.hap1, whole genome shotgun sequence includes the following:
- the LOC134681237 gene encoding uncharacterized protein LOC134681237, which produces MNGVNTARLPLIGEGFHIGGVRTDREPPSRSWARIRTCLIDNPKDEEFSRRQEFWSYQNRNRGVVKSLLKKLPNVPFRIKKKKMRQKDIETERDRIRQTISKLPNISNTEKMMEQDSPGRSTRPRPLGTSKYSDFNFRSSEMNRANLKEITRKTDKNNNSKDSDFVPNSSRLPLIDDRPTKTSPVKGNSKLDEHSKKVSFSMNDLSTEIDNRCSTAASRSSTVSETAIENYGHTSHGIADMPRTVMDVVPGNDDSENLNNSKKKSNNSIPTVSNNHKHWFQRVVGDKELIASNDYENFARTARPLTDRLSDDQPTNSKIPPEKQYSRSGWNVHSQPFFSNYSGTDRHDNRTSRLSSTKVGARSVESRLNDQNYVKNNETEKLKRFERTYQAQSLTQSRIAERLTQGKSPDRYDKSPERNSRLSDRTSPAQTQTPNRLADRLALSRSPERMSQGQGLNRSTPQRQNKLVSMEHQFNDIGQSSPFSPSPRYMGEYKLTKSPPPVSPGRYFPIFPSNGSPMRKIGGVGKNKFQRTNSKQEPIVLPLQESEGYMIS